A window of Danaus plexippus chromosome 12, MEX_DaPlex, whole genome shotgun sequence contains these coding sequences:
- the LOC116772342 gene encoding zinc finger homeobox protein 3 isoform X1 produces the protein MPTPLQPGGPASGPPPERKRRRKRDDPQSSAALEPDEDDGEMSPEEEPRNTPAAPAAPTPAPSSAPAPTSPPAAPDAVDLTSRRDSPPLSSDVEHFDGKIVYNPDGSAYIIEDPEISEGETSLPDLPKIEPGCIVDSRESNITERQLEFPQIASAFYVSRNPSLYGALYGRLAAERARARPDAPVMHSYRVFSFRGGKDAPRSSSPVPECPVSVPVKPILMCFICKLSFGYAKSFVAHAQSDHSLSLLDSERDALSRENASAIIQCVGKDKEALVSFLEPLGSAAPRASVSGSPANISELSSPSIDKLQDNMTTERENDLSLPNGSCDDRRPSPPTWRPPRSLAESLMPQHSMISVAHPHTINASIQSRASPNSSPPFQAAPPAFLSGTTIGVCPDHLGGRPSGADCPKCELILNSGRLGGPLAGMHSRNSCKTLKCPKCNWHYKYQETLEIHMKEKHPEAETSCIYCIAGQPHPRLARGETYTCGYKPYRCEVCNYSTTTKGNLSIHMQSDKHLNNMQELQNGGNPGEGNLPPAQHTPPGAHKPPLPHHSPLGQKPKPTFRCDVCNYETNVARNLRIHMTSEKHTHNMLVLQQNVKHMQTLSALHHRQQSQQQLENLLHFHGGDAPPPNPEAALADMAYNQALMIQLMTGGPGPSPPELGAHLDVGLNPEAMEPPPEPADPEPERTFHCCICNCFSTDSLEALGHHLAQDRTKIREQEILALVAGHYVCKLCTYKTNLKANFQLHCKTDKHLQRLQHVNHVKEGGPRNEWKLKFCGGVGTGGAGVGGVQVRCCACDYYTNSAHKLQLHAAGARHEAAALLLRHLRECASRIPRERPRVYRCALCGFNAPHRLPLLQHVRSVKHLQMEQIHQLQRRSEGKDPTPDVAELFQVIPQPPELPYDQQDNDVKEPVDQKPELTQEQKMMRFLEQHQQQQHLQQQQTQPIQQQSQQTVIDKEEEQDVSGQHTCPYCNFSCGSESKLTVHVNSVHGDTARHFICPLCQDAFKDRPSLERHVMQIHSVNSEGLQRLLLLVDQSHWLNGGTQPQRDESRQNEENEREISSPRSEGSVDGETERCLTCNRTFRNVDELCQHQNESGHLELKQTPQGPGYVCWKKGCNRYFDSAHALQNHFREAHARNSIANMSVSEKHVYKYRCNQCSLAFKTVEKLQLHSQYHVIRDATKCVLCGRSFRSILALQKHVETSHPELSEEELNAFKRSLASNPLLQSNQGVALDATTVDLLRKESLRTPEDELGEIEDRDSSATAADESGHNDAENSDDSIIYKDQQFLEDYLNSQAMAEDSYNDPNRKYKCHRCKVAFTRQSYLTAHNKTLLHRKGEKLTYPMEKYLDPNRPFKCDVCKESFTQKNILLVHYNSVSHLHKLKRAMQEQQNNNNPPVSPSAGTAPSNLTLTPKSTSSEEDDRKRYKCNICKVAYTQGSTLDIHMRSVLHQTRAGKLQELAAAGHVDLSRPLVEQPDRNDPAKILQDVLSPKNTSPSSTSSGGPRSSPPARPGSPRSPRTGSASCERCHASFPTGELLDAHRATSCPFGDARAHSPLGDAEAAALDEMVAKGNPPKRNSQMYKQLLETFGFDLVMQYNENQRRKLQEEREMARVPSPPPPPPEEKPPDGEIKSTCQHCNKEFSSVFVLKTHCEEVHKDKVPLEFLEQFAEQFKSEYERKSGAPNSPRAASPAPQGDRSPSPRGDNSSNFNDSANGQGEAQAGALLAAQMQEMQAALNMIQLQQLGQLHPMMAQMLSLGLPLGLNMSALAAMNLQPPLVSLMLPPPPFDAMPFSHDAQLKQQQLLQQQQQVSDDANAAAGQKRARTRITDEQLKILRSHFDINNSPSDEAIAKMAKQSGLATKVIKHWFRNTLFKERQRNKDSPYNFNNPPSTTLNLEEYEKTGEAKVTPLDSSASSDEGKPPPEKKAKTEDMTALNMSHQHEVKSEPNDEPTMEEKYNSYDDRHQEDRSFNFPQVPQSPALSTAEVVQNMSRPQTPTHISLNSLIQSQLDSIPATSIPQPPHPSMLPPKLNPNFTSPNSAPPNVLPLTPNRSLSPGRVPADFGLSGGNSNGSNSSGSSGKRANRTRFTDYQIKVLQEFFENNAYPKDDDLEYLSKLLGLSPRVIVVWFQNARQKARKVYENQPAADPPAGSMDDANRFQRTPGLNYQCKKCQLVFQRYYELIRHQKTHCFKEEDAKRSAQAQAAAAQVAATLSSEDSNSSTVEHHVPHVPVSPAPPRTPTPAAPNYPVSPAPTTPHTPVTPLTHQPREEKDGNFQCDKCNLVFPRFDLWREHQLVHIMNPNLFPSYPPDSPFGILQQHAQLQQLNASLTNDESRHPLVAALNQQVAKRKFDEFEESETGEQPKDKRLRTTILPEQLDYLYQKYQIESNPSRKMLENIAREVGLKKRVVQVWFQNTRARERKGQFRAHAQVINKRCPFCPALFKVKSALESHLSTKHADQCARGEINVDALPDEELSTESTPSFGSQQSDRQQNFSQAGAPMLPPIFPPFHSDMEKFIKQYSEESMKRYVSELQAHAAAQQNGNSNEISEQREHGKSEIPLDLSKPVDLSRPGSDADERSDTASETMEFYEEDEPTSPIAGQQHTPRPPGKRFRTQMSSVQVKIMKSLFSDYKTPTMAECEALGREIGLPKRVVQVWFQNARAKEKKARLAAGLAEVSDAQPPEECRVCDFKYSHKYSVQDHVFTRGHIAAVRARLESSAGSGEDSTLALMQMAARLESGLGGELHNAFLRPQLAGNGECTT, from the exons ATGCCTACGCCGCTGCAGCCCGGCGGCCCCGCTAGCGGCCCGCCTCCGGAGCGTAAGCGGCGCCGCAAACGCGACGACCCACAAAGTTCCGCCGCCCTTGAACCTGACGAAGACGACGGCGAAATGAGCCCTGAGGAAGAGCCGCGCAATACTCCCGCTGCTCCTGCAGCACCCACACCCGCGCCATCGTCTGCGCCTGCACCTACATCACCTCCTGCCGCACCAGACGCAGTTGATCTTACTTCACGTCGAGATTCACCACCACTATCGTCTGATGTAGAACATTTTGATGGTAAAATCGTTTACAATCCTGATGGATCTGCATACATTATCGAGGACCCAGAAATATCAGAAGGTGAAACGAGTCTTCCTGACTTACCTAAAATAGAACCCGGTTGCATAGTGGATAGCAGAGAAAGCAATATCACAGAGAGGCAGCTTGAGTTTCCACAAATTGCAAGTGCATTCTACGTGTCCAGAAATCCTTCCTTGTACGGTGCTTTGTACGGAAGATTAGCAGCTGAAAGAGCGCGCGCAAGGCCGGATGCTCCGGTTATGCATAGTTACAGAGTGTTCAGTTTTCGTGGAGGAAAAGACGCTCCTAGATCTTCATCTCCAGTGCCAGAATGCCCTGTTAGTGTGCCGGTTAAACCGATTCTtatgtgttttatatgtaaattgagTTTTGGTTATGCCAAATCTTTTGTGGCACATGCCCAATCGGATCACAGTTTATCACTGCTTGATTCCGAAAGAGACGCTTTATCAAGAGAAAACGCTTCAGCGATTATCCAGTGTGTAGGAAAAGACAAAGAAGCTTTGGTATCATTTTTAGAACCTCTAGGTTCGGCTGCGCCACGAGCTTCTGTTTCTGGGAGCCCTGCAAATATATCTGAATTATCAAGTCCTTCTATTGACAAGTTACAAGATAACATGACTACAGAAAGAGAAAATGATTTATCGTTACCCAATGGCTCGTGTGATGACAGACGGCCAAGTCCACCTACCTGGAGGCCGCCAAGATCATTGGCTGAATCATTGATGCCACAACATTCCATGATCTCAGTTGCTCATCCACATACTATAAACGCTTCAATACAATCACGTGCTAGCCCTAACTCTTCGCCACCTTTTCAAGCTGCACCCCCAGCTTTTCTGTCTGGAACAACGATAGGAGTATGTCCTGACCATCTAGGAGGACGACCATCTGGTGCAGATTGTCCAAAATGTGAGCTTATCTTAAATTCTGGAAGGTTAGGTGGTCCATTAGCAGGAATGCATAGCAGAAATTCTTGTAAAACCCTAAAATGTCCAAAATGTAACTGGCATTACAAGTATCAAGAAACGCtagaaatacatatgaaagaaaaacatcCAGAAGCAGAAACAAgctgtatttattgtattgctGGTCAGCCTCATCCACGATTAGCACGGGGAGAAACTTATACATGTGGATACAAACCATACAGATGTGAAGTCTGTAACTACTCTACTACTACAAAAGGAAACCTGAGCATACATATGCAATcagataaacatttaaataatatgcaaGAGTTACAAAATGGAGGCAACCCTGGAGAAGGAAATTTACCACCAGCCCAACATACACCACCAGGTGCCCATAAGCCTCCACTGCCACATCATTCGCCATTGGGACAAAAACCAAAACCGACATTTAGGTGTGACGTATGtaactatgaaacaaacgttgcacgaaatttaagaatacataTGACATCCGAAAAGCATACACATAACATGCTTGTACTAcaacaaaatgtaaaacacATGCAAACGCTATCTGCTTTACATCACAGGCAACAGAGTCAGCAACAGCTGGAGAACTTGTTACATTTTCATGGCGGTGATGCGCCTCCACCAAATCCTGAGGCAGCTTTAGCTGATATGGCATACAATCAAGCCCTTATGATTCAACTAATGACTGGTGGACCTGGGCCTTCGCCCCCAGAATTAGGTGCCCATCTTGACGTTGGGTTGAATCCAGAGGCCATGGAACCTCCACCAGAGCCGGCAGATCCAGAACCTGAAAGAACATTTCACTGTTGTATTTGCAATTGTTTTTCAACCGATTCTTTAGAAGCCCTGGGCCATCATTTAGCTCAAGATCGCACAAAAATCAGAGAACAAGAAATATTGGCCCTAGTTGCTGGACATTACGTATGTAAATTATGCACATACAAAACTAATTTGAAAGCAAACTTCCAATTGCATTGCAAGACAGACAAGCATCTTCAAAGGCTACAGCATGTGAACCATGTGAAAGAAGGTGGACCCCGAAATGAATGGAAACTGAAGTTTTGTGGTGGAGTCGGTACTGGAGGAGCTGGAGTAGGTGGTGTTCAAGTCAGATGTTGTGCTTGTGATTATTACACAAATTCTGctcataaattacaattacatgCCGCTGGAGCTAGACACGAAGCAGCTGCATTGTTATTACGTCATCTTAGAGAATGCGCTTCAAGAATACCCCGTGAACGTCCTCGTGTATATCGTTGTGCACTTTGTGGGTTCAATGCTCCCCACAGACTACCACTTCTACAACACGTGCGTTCTGTGAAACATTTACAAATGGAACAAATTCATCAACTTCAACGTCGCTCCGAGGGCAAAGATCCAACTCCTGATGTAGCTGAACTCTTCCAAGTTATTCCTCAACCTCCAGAGCTGCCCTACGATCAACAAGATAATG ATGTTAAGGAGCCAGTTGACCAAAAGCCGGAACTGACACAAGAACAGAAAATGATGCGATTTTTAGAACAACACCAACAACAGCAGCACCTGCAGCAGCAACAAACACAGCCTATACAACAACAATCTCAACAGACTGTTATCGATAAAGAAGAAGAACAAGATGTTTCAGGTCAACATACCTGTCCTTACTGCAATTTTAGCTGTGGAAGCGAAAGTAAACTAACTGTCCATGTTAATTCTGTACATGGTGATACTGCACGTCATTTTATTTGCCCACTGTGTCAAGATGCATTTAAAGACAGACCATCTCTCGAGAGGCATGTAATGCAAATCCACTCTGTAAACTCGGAAGGATTACAACGTCTTCTATTACTGGTTGACCAAAGTCATTGGCTTAATGGTGGAACGCAACCACAGAGAGACGAATCGCGACAGAATGAAGAAAATGAAAGAGAAATTTCATCGCCTCGCTCTGAAGGGAGCGTAGACGGAGAAACTGAACGATGTTTAACATGTAATCGCACATTCCGCAACGTCGATGAATTGTGTCAACATCAGAACGAATCTGGCCACCTAGAATTGAAACAAACTCCCCAAGGTCCGGGATATGTATGTTGGAAAAAGGGATGCAACAGATATTTTGATTCTGCTCATGCATTACAAAATCACTTTAGAGAAGCTCATGCACGTAATTCAATTGCAAACATGTCAGTATCGgaaaaacatgtatataaatatcgcTGCAATCAGTGTAGCTTGGCCTTTAAAACGGTAGAAAAGCTGCAATTACATTCCCAGTACCATGTCATTCGTGATGCTACTAAATGTGTTTTGTGTGGGCGGAGTTTTAGATCCATTTTAGCTCTTCAAAAACATGTTGAGACTTCGCACCCTGAACTTTCAGAGGAGGAATTAAATGCTTTCAAGCGTAGTCTAGCTTCAAATCCATTATTACAAAGTAACCAAGGAGTTGCTTTAGACGCCACCACTGTAGATTTGTTACGTAAGGAGTCACTCAGAACCCCAGAAGATGAGCTTGGTGAAATCGAAGACAGGGATTCAAGTGCTACTGCTGCTGATGAATCTGGCCACAATGACGCCGAAAACTCAGatgattcaattatttataaagaccaACAATTTCTTGAAGACTACCTTAATTCTCAAGCGATGGCTGAAGATTCTTATAATGATcctaacagaaaatataaatgtcatcgCTGCAAAGTTGCTTTTACTCGACAATCCTATTTGACTGCTCATAATAAGACCCTTCTGCATAGAAAAGGCGAAAAATTAACCTACCCTATGGAGAAATATCTTGACCCTAACAGACCCTTTAAATGTGACGTATGTAAAGAATCTTTTactcagaaaaatatattacttgttCATTATAACAGTGTGAGCCATTTGCATAAACTCAAGCGCGCTATGCAAgagcaacaaaataataataatcctCCAGTTTCGCCAAGCGCAGGTACAGCGCCCTCGAATTTAACTTTAACACCTAAAAGTACCTCCAGCGAAGAAGACGATCGTAAAcgatataaatgtaacatatGCAAAGTTGCATACACCCAAGGCAGCACCCTAGATATACACATGAGATCGGTATTACATCAAACTCGAGCTGGCAAACTACAAGAGTTAGCAGCCGCTGGTCACGTGGACTTATCTCGGCCCTTAGTAGAACAACCGGACAGAAACGACCCCgctaaaattttacaagacGTTTTGTCGCCAAAAAATACATCCCCTTCATCTACTAGCAGCGGGGGGCCTCGCTCTTCACCCCCCGCACGCCCAGGTAGTCCGCGATCCCCTCGCACAGGTAGCGCCTCGTGCGAGCGTTGCCACGCGTCATTCCCAACTGGGGAGTTACTCGACGCACACCGTGCAACCTCATGCCCGTTTGGAGATGCGCGGGCTCATTCGCCGCTCGGTGACGCAGAGGCAGCCGCTTTAGACGAGATGGTAGCCAAGGGCAATCCGCCCAAACGAAACTCACAAATGTATAAGCAACTCTTAGAAACATTTGGATTCGACCTCGTGATGCAGTATAATGAAAATCAGCGGCGCAAATTGCAAGAGGAACGTGAAATGGCACGTGTACCTAGTCCTCCCCCTCCCCCTCCGGAAGAGAAACCTCCCGATGGAGAGATAAAATCGACGTGTCAACATTGTAACAAGGAGTTTTCTagtgtgtttgttttaaagactCATTGTGAAGAAGTGCATAAGGACAAAGTACCACTTGAATTTCTAGAACAGTTCGCAGAACAGTTTAAATCAGAATATGAAAGGAAATCTGGTGCACCGAACTCACCACGTGCTGCCTCCCCAGCACCTCAAGGCGACCGGTCACCATCACCTCGCGGTGATAACAGTAGCAACTTCAACGATAGTGCTAATGGTCAGGGTGAGGCTCAAGCCGGTGCCTTATTGGCAGCTCAAATGCAAGAAATGCAGGCTGCCTTAAATATGATACAGCTACAGCAACTCGGTCAACTTCATCCTATGATGGCTCAAATGTTATCCCTGGGTCTTCCACTGGGCTTGAACATGAGTGCTTTGGCTGCTATGAACCTGCAGCCTCCACTGGTTTCCCTGATGCTTCCTCCGCCACCCTTCGACGCCATGCCTTTTTCACACGATGCTCAATTAAAACAACAGCAGCTGTTGCAGCAACAGCAGCAGGTTAGTGATGAT GCAAATGCTGCAGCTGGTCAAAAACGCGCTCGTACTCGTATTACTGACGagcaattgaaaattttacgcTCTCACTTTGACATCAACAACTCACCAAGTGATGAAGCTATTGCTAAAATGGCCAAACAATCTGGACTTGCTACTAAGGTTATCAAGCATTGGTTCAGAAACACTCTGTTTAAAGAACGTCAACGTAATAAAGATTCACCATACAACTTCAATAATCCACCGTCAACGACACTTAATCTAGAAGAATATGAAAAGACTGGGGAAGCTAAAGTGACTCCTTTAGATTCCTCGGCCAGCTCTGATGAAGGAAAACCACCGCctgaaaaaaaagcaaaaactGAAGACATGACTGCTTTGAACATGAGTCATCAACATGAAGTAAAATCCGAACCAAATGATGAACCTACTATGGAAGAGAAATACAACTCATATGATGATCGCCATCAAGAAGAtagaagttttaattttcctcAAGTTCCTCAGAGCCCAGCATTAAGTACAGCTGAAGTTGTACAAAATATGTCACGACCGCAGACACCTACACATATATCATTGAATTCTTTGATTCAATCGCAACTTGACTCTATACCGGCAACAAGCATACCCCAGCCACCTCATCCATCTATGCTACCACCGAAGTTGAATCCGAATTTCACGTCCCCAAACTCCGCGCCCCCGAACGTCCTACCTTTGACCCCAAATCGCAGCCTAAGCCCTGGCAGGGTTCCGGCCGATTTCGGACTTTCCGGGGGCAACTCGAATGGATCCAACAGCTCGGGGTCTTCTGGCAAACGCGCCAACAGAACTAGATTTACTGACTACCAAATCAAAGTTTTACaagaattttttgaaaataacgcATACCCAAAGGATGATGACCTAGAATACCTGTCAAAACTACTAGGATTAAGTCCTAGGGTAATCGTAGTATGGTTTCAAAACGCACGTCAAAAAGCTAGAAAGGTATACGAAAACCAGCCCGCAGCCGATCCACCAGCTGGATCAATGGATGACGCTAATAGATTTCAAAGAACACCTGGCTTGAACTACCAATGTAAGAAGTGCCAACTTGTATTTCAGAGATATTATGAACTAATAAGACATCAAAAGACTCATTGTTTTAAGGAAGAGGATGCGAAACGATCAGCGCAGGCGCAGGCGGCTGCTGCTCAAGTGGCTGCTACCCTTAGCAGCGAAGACTCTAATTCAAGTACCGTAGAACACCACGTTCCGCATGTGCCAGTATCACCGGCACCACCTCGAACTCCTACGCCTGCAGCCCCAAATTATCCAGTATCCCCGGCCCCTACAACTCCTCACACACCTGTCACTCCTCTCACTCACCAACCGAGAGAAGAAAAAGATGGAAATTTTCAGTGTGATAAATGTAACTTAGTCTTCCCACGATTCGATCTTTGGCGGGAACATCAATTAGTTCATATTATGAACCCTAATTTATTTCCTTCCTATCCACCAGATTCCCCTTTTGGAATCTTACAACAACATGCTCAGCTACAACAACTCAATGCTTCACTCACGAATGATGAATCACGCCATCCTCTGGTAGCAGCACTCAACCAACAAGTAGCGAAGAGAAAATTTGATGAATTTGAAGAATCTGAAACTGGTGAACAACCAAAAGATAAGCGACTTAGGACCACCATACTACCTGAACAATTGGATTATCTCTATCAGAAGTACCAAATAGAATCCAATCCATCACGAAAAATGTTAGAAAATATTGCTCGTGAAgttggattaaaaaaaagagtGGTACAAGTTTGGTTCCAAAATACGCGAGCAAGAGAAAGAAAAGGGCAATTTCGGGCTCATGcacaagtaataaataagcGTTGTCCATTTTGTCCGGCTCTATTCAAAGTTAAGAGTGCTTTAGAAAGCCATTTAAGCACTAAACACGCCGACCAGTGCGCACGAGGGGAAATCAACGTTGACGCTCTACCGGACGAAGAACTTAGTACAGAGTCAACACCAAGTTTTGGTTCGCAACAAAGTGATAGACAGCAAAATTTTTCCCAAGCGGGGGCTCCCATGTTGCCCCCTATTTTTCCACCTTTTCACTCAGACATGGAGAAGTTTATCAAACAGTACAGTGAAGAATCAATGAAACGATATGTCAGTGAGCTTCAAGCACACGCAGCAGCTCAACAGAATGGTAATAGTAATGAAATCTCTGAGCAACGTGAACATGGAAAATCGGAAATACCACTAGATCTAAGTAAACCCGTCGACTTATCACGTCCAGGATCAGATGCTGATGAACGATCTGATACCGCATCCGAAACTATGGAGTTTTATGAGGAAGATGAACCTACGTCACCTATAGCCGGTCAACAGCATACGCCGAGACCTCCTGGTAAACGATTTCGTACTCAAATGTCTTCAGTTCAAgtcaaaataatgaaatcattatttaGCGACTATAAAACTCCTACAATGGCCGAGTGCGAAGCACTTGGTCGAGAAATCGGCTTACCAAAGCGAGTAGTTCAAGTATGGTTCCAAAATGCTAGAGCCAAGGAGAAGAAAGCGCGTCTTGCAGCAGGATTAGCTGAAGTATCTGATGCGCAACCACCAGAAGAATGTCGAGTATGTGACTTTAAATACAGTCATAAGTATTCGGTACAGGACCACGTGTTCACACGAGGGCACATCGCTGCGGTGCGCGCTCGATTAGAGAGCAGCGCAGGCAGCGGAGAGGACAGCACGCTTGCGTTAATGCAGATGGCGGCGCGACTGGAGAGCGGCCTTGGGGGCGAGCTGCATAACGCATTTCTGCGGCCACAACTCGCCGGCAACGGTGAGTGTACAACTTGA